A DNA window from Paraburkholderia sp. IMGN_8 contains the following coding sequences:
- a CDS encoding CoA transferase: protein MENDSNQGGPLAGLRIIDITEVVMGPSATQMLADLGADVIKVEPPGGDMLRAVGPGGRSGAGPLFLNVNRNKRSIVLDLKRPAGKEALLKLAQTADALVYNVRPQAMKRLGLDYEAVRQMNARIIYVGTFGFSQRGRYADSRAFDDLIQAAVAIPEASVRAGSDVPRYAPLNLSDRATGLYAFGVICAALLARERTGRGQAVEVPMFETTAQMMLGDHLYGHTFVPPRGGFGYPRLLNPQRRPYATQDGLVCLVVYTDEQWKAFMRAVGEAERFESDPRFADGESRTQHVEALYEILSDQLKTKTTQQWRELLEPLGIPLLPAHTFESLMDDPHLRDIGFFQQLDHPTEGVLRTMAVPSEWPQTPLPPLRPPPLLGEHSAQVLGEAGYSAEQIREMVETGVTQVTTASGEVEVAT from the coding sequence ATGGAAAACGACTCCAACCAAGGCGGCCCGCTCGCGGGCCTGCGCATCATCGACATCACCGAAGTCGTCATGGGACCTTCGGCCACGCAGATGCTGGCCGACCTGGGGGCCGATGTGATCAAGGTGGAACCGCCCGGCGGCGACATGCTGCGCGCAGTCGGGCCCGGCGGGCGCTCGGGTGCCGGCCCGCTGTTCCTCAACGTGAACCGCAACAAGCGCAGCATCGTGCTGGACCTGAAGCGGCCCGCCGGCAAGGAAGCGCTGCTGAAGCTGGCGCAGACGGCCGACGCGCTGGTCTACAACGTGCGGCCGCAGGCGATGAAGCGCCTCGGGCTGGATTACGAGGCGGTGCGGCAGATGAACGCGCGCATCATCTATGTCGGCACCTTCGGCTTCAGCCAGCGCGGCCGCTATGCGGACTCGCGCGCCTTCGACGACCTGATCCAGGCGGCAGTCGCCATCCCCGAGGCCAGCGTACGGGCCGGTTCCGACGTGCCGCGCTATGCCCCGCTCAACCTCTCGGACCGGGCGACGGGCCTGTACGCCTTCGGCGTGATCTGCGCGGCGCTGCTCGCGCGCGAACGCACCGGCCGCGGACAGGCGGTCGAGGTGCCGATGTTCGAGACGACCGCGCAGATGATGCTGGGCGACCATCTGTACGGCCACACGTTCGTCCCGCCGCGCGGCGGCTTCGGCTATCCGCGGCTGCTCAACCCGCAGCGCAGGCCGTACGCCACGCAGGACGGTCTGGTGTGCCTCGTTGTCTACACCGACGAACAGTGGAAGGCCTTCATGCGCGCGGTCGGCGAGGCCGAGCGGTTCGAGAGCGACCCGCGGTTTGCCGATGGTGAATCGCGCACGCAGCATGTCGAGGCGCTGTACGAGATCCTCTCCGACCAGCTGAAAACGAAGACCACGCAGCAATGGCGCGAGTTGCTGGAGCCGCTTGGCATCCCGCTGTTGCCGGCGCACACCTTCGAGTCGCTGATGGACGATCCGCACCTGCGGGACATCGGGTTCTTCCAGCAGCTTGACCATCCTACCGAGGGCGTTCTGCGCACCATGGCCGTGCCGAGCGAGTGGCCGCAGACGCCGCTGCCTCCGCTGCGCCCGCCGCCGCTGCTGGGCGAGCACAGCGCGCAAGTGCTGGGCGAGGCGGGCTACTCCGCGGAGCAGATTCGCGAGATGGTCGAGACCGGCGTGACGCAAGTGACGACGGCATCGGGCGAAGTGGAGGTTGCAACATGA
- a CDS encoding cupin domain-containing protein: MKTVPTVIRAADLAAYSPANHTGTSNVRVIGPETVGATALEVLVGTIVKSHGARPHAHPHLEQCAYMIEGTGESGAEGRVEAMEPGTWAYVPAGVFHSFRVTSDQPGRVLVVYTPPYGENPAHTITEPDGAAASPAHGKVRVLAAGDAATGTVPLIDRETAGARWVDIAALRMPAGSASVCSTEPDAEQVLYVEDGRIDARVDGQDFGLAPGDFLFLPRGAAASLRCLPEQPASGFLIKGRLPSTALHPLTAGDNS, from the coding sequence ATGAAGACCGTCCCAACCGTGATCCGGGCGGCAGACCTTGCCGCCTACTCGCCGGCCAACCATACCGGCACCTCCAACGTGCGCGTGATCGGCCCCGAGACTGTCGGCGCGACGGCGCTCGAAGTGCTGGTCGGCACGATCGTGAAATCGCACGGCGCGCGCCCGCACGCGCATCCCCACCTGGAGCAATGCGCCTACATGATCGAGGGAACCGGCGAGTCGGGGGCGGAGGGCCGCGTGGAAGCGATGGAGCCCGGGACCTGGGCCTACGTGCCGGCAGGCGTGTTCCATTCGTTTCGCGTGACCAGCGACCAGCCCGGGCGTGTGCTGGTCGTCTATACGCCGCCGTATGGCGAGAACCCGGCGCACACGATCACGGAACCCGACGGCGCTGCGGCCTCGCCCGCTCACGGCAAGGTGCGCGTGCTTGCCGCCGGCGACGCCGCCACCGGCACGGTTCCCCTCATCGACCGCGAGACCGCTGGCGCGCGCTGGGTCGACATTGCGGCGCTGCGCATGCCTGCCGGCAGCGCATCGGTCTGCAGCACGGAGCCTGACGCCGAGCAGGTTCTCTACGTCGAAGACGGACGGATCGACGCACGTGTCGACGGGCAGGACTTCGGTCTCGCCCCGGGTGACTTCCTGTTTCTTCCGCGCGGGGCCGCGGCCTCCCTGCGCTGTTTGCCGGAGCAGCCTGCGTCCGGCTTCCTTATCAAAGGGCGGCTTCCATCCACTGCTTTACATCCACTAACAGCAGGAGACAACTCATGA
- a CDS encoding enoyl-CoA hydratase-related protein, whose amino-acid sequence MKNVVNASRQDARLVLTIDRPERRNALNAEVIGALQQALDGVKADETIRAVVLTGAGDEAFCAGADLGANAFAFDYATPTSAYADLLRTARTLDVPLVARVNGACMAGGMGLLAMCDLAIATPRAIFGLPEAKVGVFPMQVLAVLQAQVPQRWLAQMCLTGEPIDAAQARDIGLVNEVADDLDGALERLLSRLLSNSPTALRRGLYAMKAMRSMSFEEAIAFGEGQIGLLAMTQDAREGLAAYKDKRKPQWTGK is encoded by the coding sequence ATGAAGAACGTTGTCAATGCCAGCCGGCAGGACGCCCGGCTGGTGCTCACCATCGACCGTCCGGAGCGCAGAAATGCCCTCAATGCGGAAGTGATCGGCGCCTTGCAGCAAGCCTTGGATGGCGTGAAGGCAGACGAGACGATCCGCGCCGTGGTGCTCACCGGCGCCGGGGACGAGGCGTTCTGCGCCGGCGCCGACCTGGGCGCAAATGCCTTCGCGTTCGACTACGCCACGCCGACCAGCGCCTATGCCGATCTGCTGCGCACGGCGCGCACGCTCGACGTGCCGCTCGTCGCGCGGGTCAACGGCGCCTGCATGGCCGGCGGCATGGGCCTGCTCGCGATGTGCGATCTCGCCATCGCCACCCCGCGCGCGATCTTCGGCCTGCCCGAGGCGAAAGTCGGCGTCTTTCCGATGCAGGTGCTCGCGGTGCTGCAGGCCCAGGTGCCGCAGCGCTGGCTCGCGCAAATGTGCCTGACGGGCGAGCCGATCGACGCCGCGCAGGCCCGCGACATCGGTTTGGTCAACGAGGTGGCGGACGATCTCGACGGCGCGCTTGAGCGCCTGCTGTCGCGCCTGCTTTCCAACTCGCCCACCGCGCTGCGGCGTGGCCTGTATGCGATGAAGGCGATGCGTTCGATGTCCTTCGAGGAGGCGATCGCATTCGGCGAAGGGCAGATCGGCCTGCTGGCGATGACGCAGGACGCGCGCGAGGGCCTGGCCGCATACAAGGACAAGAGGAAACCGCAATGGACCGGAAAGTGA
- a CDS encoding 2,4'-dihydroxyacetophenone dioxygenase family protein, protein MNARILTQPTTSTGAPLPLPALPQDKLLTVNIEQIPLIRDVFPGIHIKPLRLDLERGEWVFMAIVEPGRSLPIHYHTGTAQVWTIQGCWMYREYPDQPQTAGSYLYEPGGSVHTFYTPEDNTEDTITIAWIEGAQVSFNEDGTFHSLNDAVSIRYAIEALAAARDIGPVPYIRGNGADVAGS, encoded by the coding sequence ATGAACGCAAGAATTCTCACGCAGCCCACCACGTCCACCGGCGCCCCGCTGCCGCTGCCCGCCCTGCCCCAGGACAAGCTCCTGACCGTCAACATCGAGCAGATCCCGCTGATCAGGGATGTCTTTCCGGGCATCCACATCAAGCCGCTGCGCCTGGACCTGGAGCGCGGCGAGTGGGTCTTCATGGCCATCGTGGAACCCGGTCGCTCCCTGCCGATTCACTACCACACCGGTACCGCGCAGGTGTGGACGATCCAGGGCTGCTGGATGTATCGCGAGTACCCCGACCAGCCGCAGACGGCGGGCTCCTACCTGTACGAGCCCGGCGGCTCGGTGCACACCTTCTACACCCCCGAGGACAACACCGAGGACACCATCACCATCGCCTGGATCGAAGGCGCGCAAGTCAGCTTCAACGAGGACGGCACGTTCCACTCGCTCAATGACGCGGTCTCCATCCGGTACGCGATCGAGGCCCTCGCGGCGGCGCGCGACATCGGACCGGTGCCCTACATCCGCGGCAATGGCGCCGACGTGGCCGGTTCCTGA
- a CDS encoding FAD-dependent oxidoreductase: MERAPLFGTPRHWATGEMLNKLLYALTADEMERVRRFGTPRHWATGEMLIEAGHPVPGLILMLSGAASVARRDGLGRSEVVAEHCMGHFVGDVGQLSGQHAIVDVAALEPIDGLVIPPDQLRALINGEAELGGRILHTLILRRIAAIEAGAGPMLIGDSHDARLHDLCVFLTRNAHPHSVRDAATDCEARLLIEQLGAAPGDLPLAICPDGTILRSPSDTQLAMALGYLSDLDASQVYDVAIVGAGPAGLAAAVYAASEGLSVLVLDCRAFGGQAGASAKIENYLGFPTGISGQELAGRAFTQANKFGARIAIPVEVTALHCGKQPYSLDTRGGGSVLSRTVVIASGAIYRRPAIAGLEAFEGHGVYYWASPLEARMCKDAEVALVGGGNSAGQAIVFLAGHAAHAHVLIRRDSFEATMSRYLIDRIAGLPNVTVHPHTEVERLEGDATGLASVVLKAPLEGGAARLDVQHLFLFTGADPNTDWLRTCGVELDAHGFVLTGAAVPAGERRRAGDATSANLMTSVEGVFAVGDARAGSMKRVATAVGEGAAVVAQIHALLVNIGADSLGIGPRG; the protein is encoded by the coding sequence ATGGAACGCGCGCCACTCTTTGGCACCCCCCGCCACTGGGCCACCGGCGAAATGCTGAATAAGCTACTCTATGCTCTCACCGCGGATGAAATGGAACGCGTGCGGCGCTTTGGCACCCCTCGCCACTGGGCCACGGGTGAAATGCTGATCGAGGCTGGTCACCCCGTGCCGGGGCTGATCCTCATGCTGAGCGGCGCAGCGAGTGTGGCCCGCCGGGACGGGCTGGGCCGGTCCGAGGTTGTGGCCGAGCACTGCATGGGCCATTTCGTGGGGGACGTCGGTCAGTTGTCGGGCCAGCACGCGATTGTCGATGTCGCTGCGCTCGAACCCATTGACGGGCTCGTGATTCCGCCGGACCAACTGCGCGCGCTCATCAACGGCGAGGCGGAGCTGGGCGGGCGCATCCTGCATACGCTTATCCTGCGGCGCATTGCGGCCATCGAAGCGGGTGCAGGGCCGATGTTGATCGGGGACAGCCACGACGCACGGCTGCACGACCTGTGCGTGTTCCTCACCCGCAACGCGCATCCGCACAGCGTTCGCGATGCGGCCACGGACTGCGAAGCGCGCCTGCTCATCGAGCAGCTGGGCGCGGCGCCCGGCGATCTGCCGCTCGCGATATGCCCCGACGGCACAATTCTGCGCTCGCCGAGCGACACGCAGCTTGCCATGGCGCTCGGGTACCTGTCCGACCTCGACGCGTCGCAGGTCTACGACGTCGCGATCGTTGGCGCCGGTCCCGCGGGGCTCGCCGCGGCTGTCTATGCCGCATCAGAAGGGCTGTCCGTGCTTGTGCTCGATTGTCGAGCGTTCGGCGGACAGGCCGGTGCAAGCGCCAAAATCGAAAACTATCTCGGTTTTCCGACGGGCATCTCGGGCCAGGAACTCGCGGGCCGCGCGTTCACGCAAGCCAACAAGTTCGGCGCACGCATCGCCATTCCCGTGGAAGTGACGGCGCTGCATTGCGGCAAGCAGCCGTATTCGCTCGACACGCGCGGCGGCGGCTCGGTGCTCTCGCGCACGGTGGTCATCGCGAGCGGGGCGATCTACCGGCGGCCGGCCATCGCGGGCCTCGAAGCCTTCGAAGGGCACGGGGTCTACTACTGGGCCTCGCCGCTCGAAGCACGCATGTGTAAGGACGCCGAGGTGGCGCTCGTGGGCGGCGGCAATTCGGCAGGTCAAGCCATCGTCTTTCTCGCGGGGCACGCGGCGCACGCGCATGTTCTGATTCGCAGGGACAGCTTCGAGGCGACGATGTCACGCTACCTCATCGATCGCATCGCCGGCTTGCCGAACGTGACGGTGCATCCGCATACCGAAGTCGAGCGGCTCGAGGGGGATGCCACCGGGCTTGCGTCGGTTGTGCTGAAAGCGCCGCTCGAAGGCGGCGCCGCACGTCTTGACGTGCAGCATCTGTTCCTCTTCACGGGCGCCGATCCCAATACCGATTGGCTGCGCACGTGCGGCGTCGAACTCGATGCGCACGGGTTCGTGCTGACCGGCGCGGCGGTGCCCGCGGGCGAGCGGCGGCGCGCCGGGGACGCGACATCTGCCAATCTGATGACAAGCGTGGAAGGCGTATTCGCGGTCGGCGATGCACGGGCCGGTTCGATGAAGCGTGTGGCGACCGCGGTCGGTGAGGGGGCGGCCGTCGTCGCACAAATTCATGCGCTGCTCGTGAACATCGGAGCGGACTCGCTCGGGATCGGGCCGCGGGGTTGA
- a CDS encoding acyclic terpene utilization AtuA family protein: MDRKVKPQAAGKVVRIGGASGFWGDSSVGPVQLVRTGGIDYLVFDYLAELTMSILAGARMKRPEEGYATDFVTVALRSVLKQAREQGIRIVSNAGGVNPKGCAAAVQALADELGVKVRIAIVEGDDVLPLAAAMRAAGTLEMSSGEPMPERLVTANAYLGALPVARALAAGADIVITGRCVDSAVTLGVLMHEFGWAADDFDRLAAGSLAGHIIECGCQATGGLHTDWANVPDWANIGYPIVECCEDGSFVVAKPPETGGLVTPATVGEQLVYEIGDPANYLLPDVVCDFRQVRMEQPEPHRVLVSGARGRPPTGTYKVSSTVPAGFKVSAQLAIVGIDAPAKAKRTGEALLERGRRLLRESGFADFLATHIELLGTESAYGPHARSLPTREVVLRLTVTHANRRALETFSREFAAPGTSWSPGTTGAGGRPSVAPVLRQFAFLISKEQVTPTVTLGEETFTATLPPLRPQVAPEPLAPSEITLPDGPRKTVPLVQIAFGRSGDKGDTSNIGLIARHPALLPVLKDQVTPERVKQYLGHLVQGSVHRYELPGINAINLVCERALGGGGMASLRNDPLGKGMAQMLLDMPVEVPESLLQPS, from the coding sequence ATGGACCGGAAAGTGAAGCCGCAAGCCGCGGGAAAGGTAGTGCGCATCGGCGGCGCCTCGGGTTTCTGGGGCGACAGCAGCGTCGGGCCGGTGCAACTGGTGCGCACGGGCGGCATCGACTACCTGGTGTTCGACTATCTCGCCGAGCTGACGATGTCAATCCTCGCGGGCGCGCGCATGAAACGGCCGGAGGAAGGGTACGCCACCGACTTCGTCACCGTGGCGCTGCGCTCTGTGCTCAAGCAGGCCCGCGAGCAGGGCATCCGCATCGTCAGCAACGCCGGCGGCGTGAACCCGAAGGGCTGCGCCGCGGCGGTGCAGGCCCTGGCCGACGAGCTCGGCGTGAAGGTGCGTATCGCGATCGTCGAAGGCGACGACGTGCTACCGCTCGCTGCCGCGATGCGGGCGGCCGGCACGTTGGAAATGTCCAGCGGCGAGCCGATGCCGGAACGGCTGGTGACAGCCAATGCCTACCTCGGTGCGCTGCCGGTCGCGCGGGCGCTGGCCGCAGGCGCCGACATCGTCATCACCGGCCGCTGCGTCGACAGTGCGGTCACCCTCGGCGTGCTGATGCACGAGTTTGGCTGGGCGGCCGACGACTTCGACCGGCTCGCCGCGGGCAGCCTCGCCGGCCACATCATCGAATGCGGCTGCCAGGCGACGGGCGGGTTGCACACCGACTGGGCCAACGTGCCCGACTGGGCCAATATCGGCTATCCGATCGTCGAGTGCTGCGAAGACGGCAGCTTCGTCGTCGCCAAGCCGCCGGAAACCGGCGGGCTCGTCACGCCGGCGACGGTCGGGGAGCAACTTGTGTACGAGATAGGCGATCCGGCCAACTACCTGCTGCCGGATGTGGTGTGCGACTTCCGTCAGGTGCGCATGGAACAGCCCGAGCCGCATCGCGTGCTCGTGAGCGGCGCCCGCGGCCGCCCGCCGACCGGTACGTACAAGGTGAGCTCCACCGTGCCCGCCGGCTTCAAGGTGTCGGCGCAGCTCGCCATCGTCGGCATCGATGCCCCCGCCAAGGCGAAGCGCACTGGCGAGGCGCTGCTCGAGCGCGGCCGCCGGTTGCTGCGCGAGAGCGGGTTCGCGGATTTCCTGGCCACCCATATCGAGCTTCTCGGCACGGAGTCCGCTTACGGACCGCACGCCCGGTCCTTGCCGACGCGCGAAGTTGTGCTGCGCCTGACCGTGACGCATGCCAACCGGCGGGCGCTGGAGACGTTTAGCCGCGAGTTCGCCGCACCCGGCACCTCCTGGTCGCCGGGCACGACCGGCGCAGGTGGCCGCCCCTCGGTGGCGCCCGTGCTGCGGCAGTTCGCCTTTCTCATTTCGAAGGAGCAAGTGACGCCGACGGTCACACTGGGCGAGGAGACGTTTACCGCGACGCTGCCGCCGCTGCGACCCCAGGTCGCGCCGGAACCGCTTGCCCCCTCGGAGATCACGCTGCCCGACGGCCCGCGCAAGACCGTGCCGCTCGTGCAGATCGCCTTCGGGCGCAGCGGCGACAAGGGCGACACGTCCAACATCGGTCTGATCGCGCGCCATCCGGCGCTGCTGCCGGTACTGAAGGACCAGGTGACGCCCGAGCGCGTGAAGCAGTACCTCGGCCACCTGGTGCAGGGGTCGGTCCACCGATACGAGCTGCCTGGCATCAACGCCATCAACCTAGTGTGCGAGCGGGCGCTGGGCGGCGGCGGCATGGCTTCGCTGCGCAACGATCCGCTCGGCAAGGGCATGGCGCAGATGCTGCTCGACATGCCGGTCGAGGTGCCCGAGAGCCTGCTGCAGCCGTCGTGA
- a CDS encoding SDR family oxidoreductase has translation MLSTQYFAKDLFKGKTVFVTGGGSGINLGVAKNFAALGANIAICGRTQEKLDAAAEELRAFGTEVCAVSADVRDGAALEAAVEQSRTELGAMDVLVCGAAGNFLAPAEKLSLNGFKAVVDIDLLGSFNATRSAFEQLKGTRGTILYISAGMAYMPHAFQVHVGAAKAGIDMMMKNIALEWGRFGIRANSIVPGPIEETEGLKRLSDPAEKEKLVAAVPLLRTGTVDDIGQLAAFLSSPLASYITGCVVVCDGGQNLLGSALFNATAELVLRAQHG, from the coding sequence ATGCTCTCTACCCAGTATTTCGCGAAAGACCTGTTCAAAGGCAAAACCGTTTTTGTCACCGGCGGAGGCAGTGGCATCAATCTCGGTGTAGCGAAGAACTTCGCCGCGCTGGGCGCCAACATCGCCATCTGCGGGCGCACCCAAGAAAAACTCGACGCAGCAGCTGAGGAATTGCGCGCGTTCGGCACCGAGGTCTGCGCGGTCAGCGCCGATGTGCGCGACGGCGCGGCACTTGAAGCGGCGGTCGAGCAATCGAGAACGGAACTCGGTGCAATGGACGTACTGGTCTGCGGTGCCGCTGGCAACTTTCTCGCCCCTGCGGAGAAACTGTCGCTCAACGGTTTCAAGGCAGTCGTCGATATCGATCTGCTTGGATCTTTCAATGCGACTCGCAGCGCGTTTGAGCAGCTCAAGGGGACCAGAGGGACGATCCTGTATATATCGGCAGGCATGGCTTACATGCCTCATGCTTTTCAGGTCCATGTCGGCGCTGCGAAGGCGGGCATCGACATGATGATGAAGAACATCGCTCTCGAATGGGGAAGATTCGGCATCCGAGCCAACAGCATCGTGCCCGGTCCCATTGAAGAGACGGAAGGGCTCAAGCGCCTCTCCGATCCTGCGGAAAAGGAAAAACTGGTTGCCGCCGTTCCGCTACTTCGGACGGGAACCGTAGACGATATTGGTCAGCTAGCGGCATTTCTTTCATCGCCGCTCGCCTCTTACATCACCGGCTGCGTGGTAGTTTGCGATGGCGGTCAGAATCTACTGGGTTCTGCACTCTTCAACGCGACTGCAGAGCTAGTGCTGCGCGCGCAGCACGGATGA
- a CDS encoding SDR family oxidoreductase has product MIVVGAAGKDNMGQCIARRFAGEGASVVVAGRHAEPLAQLASEIGGASRLCDFTRKEDIDALVAFARERYGRVDVGINATGWGLLRPFEDTSEEELQAIMDLQFKAPFQFMQALVKAMRKNSTPGGSIIMISSATATIMLENHAAYMGTKAGTDHVVRCVANEFGQFGIRANSISPGITRTPMSGDALNIPEILQAFEACYPLGRIGTVDDVAEAALWLASDACFMTGQDLQVSGGLTLRRNPTITEMGAAYARATAHLSA; this is encoded by the coding sequence GTGATCGTGGTCGGCGCCGCAGGCAAAGACAACATGGGGCAATGCATTGCCCGACGCTTCGCCGGCGAGGGCGCCAGCGTGGTTGTGGCTGGACGACACGCGGAGCCGTTGGCTCAATTGGCCAGCGAAATCGGAGGCGCCAGCCGGCTTTGCGATTTCACGCGCAAGGAAGACATCGATGCGCTCGTCGCCTTCGCGCGCGAGCGCTACGGCCGCGTCGATGTCGGCATCAACGCCACGGGCTGGGGACTTCTCCGGCCGTTCGAAGACACGAGTGAAGAAGAACTGCAGGCGATCATGGATCTCCAGTTCAAGGCGCCGTTTCAGTTCATGCAGGCGCTCGTGAAAGCCATGAGGAAAAATTCGACGCCGGGGGGCTCGATCATCATGATCTCGTCGGCGACCGCGACGATCATGCTCGAGAACCATGCCGCCTATATGGGGACCAAGGCTGGCACCGACCATGTCGTGCGCTGTGTGGCCAACGAGTTCGGCCAATTCGGAATTCGCGCCAATTCGATCTCTCCTGGCATCACCCGCACGCCGATGTCGGGTGACGCCCTGAACATCCCCGAAATATTGCAGGCCTTCGAGGCCTGCTATCCGCTCGGACGCATTGGCACTGTGGACGACGTCGCCGAAGCGGCCCTGTGGTTGGCAAGCGACGCGTGCTTCATGACGGGACAGGACCTGCAGGTCAGTGGCGGCCTGACACTACGCCGCAATCCGACAATTACGGAAATGGGCGCTGCCTATGCCCGGGCCACGGCGCACCTGTCCGCATAA
- a CDS encoding YbhB/YbcL family Raf kinase inhibitor-like protein, with protein sequence MSNFTLTSPEFKNQDPLQLVHEFDGYDGTGQNRSPTLQWQGAPEGTKSFALTLYDPDAPTGSGFWHWILFDIDSSVTQLAEGLGATDGTDLGSSGTQAANDYGTIGYGGPCPPKGLPAHRYIFTVHALGVPKLGLPANATNAVVRFFIYQNTLATATLTGLYKR encoded by the coding sequence ATGAGCAACTTCACATTAACATCGCCTGAATTCAAGAATCAGGATCCGTTGCAACTCGTGCATGAGTTCGATGGCTACGACGGCACCGGCCAGAACCGTTCGCCCACGCTGCAATGGCAGGGCGCGCCTGAAGGCACCAAGAGTTTCGCGCTGACGCTGTACGACCCGGACGCGCCCACCGGCAGCGGCTTCTGGCACTGGATCCTGTTCGACATCGATTCGTCCGTCACCCAACTCGCCGAGGGCCTGGGCGCCACCGACGGCACTGACCTGGGCTCCAGCGGCACTCAGGCCGCCAACGACTACGGCACCATCGGCTACGGCGGTCCCTGCCCGCCCAAGGGCTTGCCCGCGCACCGCTACATCTTCACCGTGCACGCGCTGGGCGTGCCCAAGCTGGGGTTGCCAGCCAACGCGACCAACGCTGTGGTGCGCTTCTTCATCTACCAGAACACGCTCGCCACGGCTACGCTGACCGGCCTCTACAAACGCTAA
- a CDS encoding SMP-30/gluconolactonase/LRE family protein, with protein MLDVGFPPQTGKLLAVDYGAGKVLSVDPNTGASSVFMTVTDKHSGLDGITFDAAGNVYVTDAHQGMIWKVGPDGDEASAWVNSPLLKPTRIPPTTGANGLAFNNKKTALFVTNTANDTIVKIPVTGSTLEPGTPEVFVNRIGGGPDGLKIDEHDNLWIACNQSNLILVLEPTQGRDRQARRFLRHRSRWGTHRLSLVEQPGIPR; from the coding sequence TTGCTCGACGTCGGCTTCCCTCCACAGACGGGTAAGTTGCTCGCGGTCGATTACGGGGCCGGGAAGGTCCTGAGCGTCGATCCCAACACGGGTGCCTCATCCGTGTTCATGACGGTCACGGACAAGCACTCCGGCCTCGACGGGATTACGTTCGACGCCGCCGGCAACGTGTACGTGACCGACGCCCACCAGGGCATGATCTGGAAAGTCGGACCCGACGGTGACGAAGCGTCGGCATGGGTCAACAGCCCACTGCTCAAGCCGACGAGGATACCGCCAACCACCGGCGCGAACGGTCTGGCGTTCAACAACAAGAAGACGGCCTTGTTCGTCACCAATACGGCGAACGACACCATTGTCAAGATACCGGTGACCGGCTCGACGCTCGAGCCCGGCACGCCTGAAGTCTTCGTCAACCGGATCGGCGGCGGCCCCGACGGTCTGAAAATCGACGAGCACGACAACCTCTGGATCGCGTGCAATCAATCCAATTTGATTCTCGTGCTCGAGCCGACGCAGGGCCGTGATCGCCAAGCTCGGCGATTTCTGCGGCATCGATCGCGATGGGGCACCCATCGGCTTTCTCTGGTCGAACAGCCTGGTATTCCACGGTGA